A window of Streptomyces sp. SAI-127 contains these coding sequences:
- a CDS encoding pyridoxamine 5'-phosphate oxidase family protein has protein sequence MSTRPAVLQQHREQAARPTRHVWEFGRLIVRTPTPPDPVLLSATSPVDDAGAATDTGGTVTATRPADMITDRDQAAHYQRPLPGRVQAPHHPLVRIRTQTATGLRCARATEG, from the coding sequence ATGAGTACGCGTCCCGCCGTACTGCAGCAGCATCGGGAGCAGGCTGCACGTCCCACCCGGCACGTGTGGGAGTTCGGCCGCCTGATCGTCCGCACCCCGACCCCGCCTGATCCGGTGCTGTTGTCAGCGACGTCCCCGGTGGACGACGCGGGCGCCGCGACCGACACCGGCGGGACGGTGACCGCGACCCGCCCCGCCGACATGATCACCGACCGGGACCAGGCCGCCCACTACCAGCGCCCCCTGCCCGGCCGGGTGCAGGCTCCGCACCACCCACTCGTGCGCATCCGCACACAGACTGCGACCGGCCTCCGCTGCGCGCGGGCCACGGAGGGCTGA
- a CDS encoding SulP family inorganic anion transporter, whose translation MTTALGRVGNRIAALLPRRDDLAQMRRDPRRDLLAGLTVAIVALPLALGFGVSSGLGAQAGLATAVVAGALAAVFGGSNLQVSGPTGAMTVVLVPIVGQYGASGVLTVGLMAGVMLVGLAALRAGKYMQYVPAPVVEGFTLGIACVIGLQQVPSALGVPKPDGDRVLVVTWRALEEFAKAPNWTAVGFAIAVAAVMLLGARRLPTVPFSILAVIAATAVAQLAHLDEAKPIGDLPSGLPVPSLSFLDLGSLGTLLAPAVAVAALAALESLLSASVADGMTVGQQHDPDRELFGQGIANIAAPLFGGVPATGAIARTAVNVRTGASSRLAALTHAAVLAVIVFAAAPLVSKIPLAALSGVLLATAIRMVEVGSLRAMAKATRSDALILVLTGVATLALDLVYAVIIGLVVAGALALRAVAKQARLDQVPLDRGDHSVEEHALLAEHIVAYRIDGPLFFAAAHRFLLELTDVADVRVVILRMSRISTMDATGALVLKDAVEKLKRRGILVLASGIRTSQVQVLASVGALDLLRHEGREYASTPEAIRGARDHLEKSGVLSTGPAQPTAATSEEAVG comes from the coding sequence ATGACCACGGCACTCGGCCGGGTGGGGAACCGGATCGCCGCGCTACTGCCCAGGCGGGACGATCTGGCTCAGATGCGGCGGGACCCACGACGGGATCTGCTCGCGGGTCTGACCGTGGCGATCGTCGCGCTGCCGCTCGCGCTGGGCTTCGGTGTTTCTTCGGGGCTCGGCGCTCAGGCGGGCCTGGCGACCGCCGTTGTCGCGGGTGCGCTCGCCGCGGTCTTCGGCGGGTCGAACCTGCAGGTGTCCGGCCCGACCGGTGCGATGACGGTGGTCCTCGTGCCGATCGTGGGCCAGTACGGGGCGAGCGGAGTGCTCACCGTCGGCTTGATGGCGGGCGTCATGCTCGTCGGCCTGGCCGCGCTGCGGGCCGGCAAGTACATGCAGTACGTACCCGCCCCGGTCGTCGAGGGCTTCACCCTCGGCATCGCCTGCGTGATCGGTCTGCAGCAGGTCCCGAGCGCCCTCGGCGTGCCCAAGCCCGACGGCGACCGCGTCCTGGTGGTGACCTGGCGCGCCCTCGAGGAGTTCGCCAAGGCCCCGAACTGGACGGCCGTCGGCTTCGCGATCGCCGTGGCCGCGGTCATGTTGCTCGGTGCCCGCCGGCTGCCGACCGTCCCGTTCTCCATCCTGGCCGTGATCGCCGCTACGGCCGTGGCACAGCTCGCCCACCTGGACGAGGCAAAGCCGATCGGTGACCTGCCCTCCGGACTGCCCGTACCGTCGTTGTCCTTCCTGGACCTCGGCTCGCTCGGGACGCTGCTCGCGCCGGCCGTGGCCGTCGCCGCTCTGGCCGCCCTGGAGTCGCTGCTGTCGGCGTCGGTGGCCGACGGCATGACCGTGGGCCAGCAGCACGACCCGGACCGGGAGCTGTTCGGGCAGGGCATCGCGAACATCGCCGCCCCGCTGTTCGGCGGTGTCCCGGCGACCGGAGCGATCGCCCGCACCGCGGTCAACGTCCGCACCGGCGCGAGCTCACGATTGGCAGCCCTGACTCATGCCGCGGTCCTGGCCGTGATCGTCTTCGCGGCGGCGCCTCTCGTCTCGAAGATTCCGCTGGCCGCCCTGTCGGGCGTCCTGCTGGCCACGGCGATCCGGATGGTCGAGGTCGGCTCGCTGCGGGCCATGGCCAAGGCCACCCGCTCCGACGCGCTGATCCTCGTCCTCACCGGCGTCGCCACGCTCGCACTCGACCTCGTGTACGCCGTGATCATCGGCCTGGTCGTGGCGGGCGCCCTGGCTCTGCGTGCCGTGGCCAAACAGGCACGTCTCGACCAGGTACCGCTGGACCGCGGCGACCACAGCGTGGAGGAACACGCCCTGCTGGCCGAGCACATCGTGGCGTACCGCATCGACGGCCCGCTGTTCTTCGCCGCCGCGCACCGCTTCCTGCTGGAGCTGACCGACGTGGCCGACGTCCGTGTCGTCATCCTGCGCATGTCGCGCATCTCCACGATGGACGCGACCGGGGCCCTAGTCCTGAAAGACGCCGTCGAGAAGCTGAAGCGGCGTGGCATCCTCGTCCTCGCCTCCGGGATACGCACCAGCCAGGTTCAGGTCCTGGCCTCCGTCGGCGCGCTGGACCTGCTGCGCCACGAGGGGCGGGAGTACGCCTCCACACCCGAGGCGATCCGCGGTGCGCGCGATCACCTGGAGAAGTCCGGTGTCCTGTCGACCGGCCCGGCCCAGCCGACCGCCGCCACCAGCGAGGAAGCAGTCGGATGA
- a CDS encoding metalloregulator ArsR/SmtB family transcription factor, with protein MSVPLYQAKAEFFRMLGHPVRIRVLELLQDGPLPVRDLLAAIEVEPSALSQQLAVLRRSGIVTATREGSTVVYALAGGDVADLLKAARRILTDVLAGRNELLAELREAEVVAR; from the coding sequence GTGTCCGTTCCGCTGTATCAGGCCAAGGCCGAGTTCTTCCGGATGCTGGGGCATCCCGTACGGATACGGGTGCTGGAGTTGCTGCAGGACGGGCCGTTGCCGGTACGGGACCTGCTCGCGGCGATCGAGGTGGAGCCCTCCGCCCTGTCGCAGCAGCTGGCGGTGCTGCGCCGCTCCGGAATCGTCACCGCGACGCGGGAAGGCTCGACCGTTGTCTACGCGCTGGCCGGCGGGGATGTGGCCGACCTGTTGAAGGCGGCCCGGCGGATTCTGACCGACGTGCTGGCCGGGCGGAACGAGTTGCTGGCCGAGCTGCGGGAAGCCGAGGTCGTCGCGCGATGA
- a CDS encoding 2-phosphosulfolactate phosphatase, protein MGGWEVQSGSGVRFEWGPAGASRLASATACLVAVDVLSFTTAVSVAVDRGIRVLPFRWPGGPVSEAERSGAAQAATAYARQSGARLASHRHTVTPETPWSLSPAHLRAAPFVARLVLPSPNGAAIATAAPPGVRVVAACLRNITAVGTWLTSHDYGTPEHPVAVIAAGELWPDGSLRPALEDLLGAGALVSALCSQGAGPLSPEAAAAKANYEGTADLAHTVATSASGRQLAAMGFVEDVAIATEEDASALVPVRDGDGSFVSG, encoded by the coding sequence ATGGGTGGCTGGGAGGTCCAGTCCGGGAGCGGAGTGCGCTTCGAATGGGGGCCCGCGGGTGCGAGCCGGCTCGCGAGCGCGACGGCCTGCCTTGTCGCCGTCGACGTACTGTCGTTCACCACAGCGGTGAGCGTCGCCGTCGACAGGGGCATCCGCGTCCTTCCCTTCCGGTGGCCGGGCGGCCCCGTGTCCGAGGCGGAACGGAGCGGCGCCGCGCAGGCCGCCACGGCGTACGCGCGCCAGTCGGGTGCCCGGCTGGCCTCCCACCGCCACACCGTCACACCGGAAACGCCCTGGTCGCTGTCGCCCGCCCACCTGCGGGCCGCGCCCTTCGTGGCCCGCCTGGTGCTGCCGTCACCGAACGGCGCCGCGATCGCAACCGCCGCGCCGCCCGGCGTGCGGGTGGTCGCCGCCTGCCTGCGCAACATCACCGCGGTCGGCACCTGGCTCACCTCCCACGACTACGGCACCCCCGAACATCCCGTCGCCGTGATCGCCGCCGGCGAGCTGTGGCCGGACGGCAGCCTGCGCCCCGCGTTGGAAGACCTGCTCGGCGCCGGAGCCCTCGTCAGCGCCCTGTGCTCCCAGGGCGCGGGCCCGCTCTCCCCGGAGGCCGCCGCCGCGAAGGCGAACTACGAAGGCACCGCCGACCTCGCCCACACGGTCGCCACCAGCGCCTCCGGCCGTCAGCTGGCCGCGATGGGATTCGTCGAGGACGTGGCGATCGCCACCGAAGAGGACGCATCCGCCCTCGTCCCGGTACGGGACGGCGACGGTTCCTTCGTCTCGGGTTGA